In a single window of the Littorina saxatilis isolate snail1 linkage group LG5, US_GU_Lsax_2.0, whole genome shotgun sequence genome:
- the LOC138967668 gene encoding translation initiation factor eIF2B subunit gamma-like — translation MELIPVVMAAGEGSGMSQLTSQCPKALLTVGNCPMVYYPVSMLERHGFPEAIVVVPKMYEDEIRTALTDTCGVKMRLDFVSVPDLDEWGTAQMLRHVRSKIPESSDLLVVGCDLITDINLNHVLHMFRKKRASLVMLLSAIKDNVELPLPGAKVKGQSSRKDVIGMSEGLDRVLLVKTLADANKEEVFDPAVLTRYPRMRVRTSMTDCHLYLMKRWVLDYLAVHKDCEKMTSLKHDLLPHIVKKQFPSEARLQKSRAAWQKKPTDDDDELERPKRLLPVNKDNDIYAFAELYAACKVNSSDANLALALSGCHHRLDCVTGGSDADILDDEEDMLSPPDNDVIRCFAYVMDSGFCVRTNTLRAFCEANRQVSKVFSVLVPSNKGLVHPSVKLKKSSQVGPDCIVGEGTSLGEKVSVKKSVVGRNCVIQDKAKVVNSIIMDQVEIGQSSVVMNSIICTGALVAEMCELKDCIVAPSMSVHPLSKSNNEVISDVDRIME, via the exons ATGGAGTTGATACCAGTTGTGATGGCGGCGGGGGAAGGGTCGGGGATGAGCCAGCTGACCAGCCAGTGTCCGAAAGCCCTGCTGACCGTGGGGAACTGCCCCATGGTGTACTACCCCGTCAGCATGCTGGAACGCCATGGATTCCCAG AGGCCATCGTGGTTGTACCCAAGATGTACGAGGATGAGATCCGGACGGCACTGACCGACACGTGTGGCGTGAAGATGCGGCTGGACTTTGTGTCCGTCCCTGATCTGGATGAGTGGGGAACGGCTCAGATGTTGCGACACGTTCGCTCCAAGATTCCC GAGTCATCGGACCTTCTGGTGGTGGGGTGTGACCTGATCACGGACATCAACCTCAACCACGTGCTGCACATGTTCCGTAAGAAGCGCGCCTCCCTCGTCATGCTGCTGTCTGCTATCAAGGACAATGTCGAGCTGCCCCTGCCAGGGGCTAAGGTCAAAG GGCAGTCGTCACGGAAGGACGTGATCGGGATGAGCGAGGGGCTGGATCGTGTGCTCTTGGTAAAGACGCTGGCTGACGCTAACAAGGAGGAGGTGTTTGACCCGGCAGTCTTGACACG ATACCCAAGAATGCGTGTACGGACCTCCATGACAGACTGCCATCTTTACCTCATGAAGCGATGGGTCTTGGACTACCTGGCTGTTCACAA AGACTGTGAGAAAATGACGTCACTGAAGCACGACCTCCTGCCCCACATCGTCAAGAAGCAGTTCCCGTCAGAAGCTCGCCTGCAGAAGAGTCGTGCGGCGTGGCAGAAGAAGCCGACTGACGACGATGATGAGCTGGAGCGACCCAAACGCTTGCTGCCTGTCAATAAGGACAATG ACATATATGCCTTTGCGGAGCTCTATGCCGCGTGCAAGGTGAACTCGAGCGACGCGAACTTGGCGCTGGCTCTGTCGGGGTGTCATCATCGCCTGGACTGCGTGACAGGAGGTTCCGACGCTGACATTCTGGACGATGAAGAGGACATGCTGAGTCCTCCAGACAACGACGTCATCCGCTGTTTCGCCTACGTCATGGACTCGGGTTTCTGTGTGCGAACCAACACCCTACGTGCATTCTGCGAAGCCAACAGACAG GTGTCCAAAGTGTTCTCTGTGTTGGTGCCCAGCAACAAAGGCCTTGTGCATCCCTCGGTCAAACTAAAGAAATCATCACAG GTGGGACCAGACTGCATTGTGGGAGAGGGAACCAGTCTGGGTGAGAAAGTCTCGGTGAAGAAGTCTGTGGTTGGCCGAAACTGTGTGATCCAAGACAAGGCCAAGGTCGTCAACTCCATTATCATGGATCAGGTGGAGATAGGACAaag TTCCGTGGTGATGAACAGCATCATATGCACCGGGGCCCTGGTGGCAGAGATGTGTGAACTCAAGGACTGCATTGTGGCGCCCTCTATGAGTGTACATCCTCTCA gtaAATCCAACAATGAAGTTATCTCCGATGTGGACAGAATAATGGAGTGA
- the LOC138967670 gene encoding sterile alpha motif domain-containing protein 15-like: MAATEASTIVEDLKDERIPNAMYWTVDQVAEWIEELGFPHYKSCFTTNMIDGRKLIRIEASAFPRVGITDFEHIKIIAKSIRDLLTVEEPDWTRSISVPPRSNLGMYLELKSARGKQIDTTTLVQFEQQHSDPKWRPPLANHCLILPHN; this comes from the exons atggcggccacCGAGGCTTCTACGATCGTCGAAGACCTGAAAGATGAGCGCATTCCCAACGCTATGTACTGGACTGTCGATCAGGTTGCGGAATGGATAGAAGAACTGGGATTTCCTCACTACAAG aGTTGCTTCACAACTAATATGATCGATGGACGAAAACTGATCCGCATCGAAGCCTCAGCATTCCCAAGAGTTGGAATCACAGATTTTGAGCACATCAAG ATCATTGCCAAAAGCATTCGTGATCTGCTGACTGTTGAGGAGCCTGATTGGACGCGAAGCATTTCTGTTCCCCCACGAAGCAATCTtg GCATGTACCTGGAGCTGAAGAGCGCGCGCGGCAAGCAGATCGACACCACCACCCTGGTGCAGTTTGAGCAGCAGCACTCTGACccaaaatggcggccgccaTTGGCAAACCACTGTCTCATCTTGCCGCACAACTGA